One genomic segment of Limnothrix sp. FACHB-406 includes these proteins:
- a CDS encoding metallophosphoesterase family protein, whose amino-acid sequence MDATSATRKIVIGDVHGQYDGLMHLLGLIAPGQDDQLCFVGDLIDRGPKSAQVVDFVMHSPYQCLLGNHERMLLDILHEGQVLQQPLQAWLFSGGQMTLVSYQDFYGEPGIPHAHFDWMRSLPLYVDWGDYWIVHAGVDPTLPLDVQGIQQFCWIRDSFHSFPQPYFNDKTIVTGHTITFTLPGIEPGQLARGPGWLDIDTGAYHPRSGWLTGVDLTQQMVYQVNIYRSETRIRPLAEATISIMPEAVVGRF is encoded by the coding sequence ATGGATGCGACTTCAGCGACTCGAAAAATTGTCATTGGTGATGTCCACGGACAATACGATGGCTTAATGCACTTGTTGGGCTTGATTGCACCTGGCCAGGATGATCAGCTCTGCTTTGTGGGTGATTTAATCGATCGCGGCCCCAAAAGTGCCCAGGTGGTGGATTTCGTGATGCATAGCCCCTACCAATGCTTGCTGGGGAATCACGAACGCATGTTGCTGGACATTTTGCACGAGGGTCAAGTGCTGCAACAACCGCTGCAAGCCTGGCTCTTCAGCGGTGGACAAATGACCCTGGTGAGCTACCAAGATTTTTATGGCGAGCCGGGAATTCCCCACGCGCACTTTGACTGGATGCGATCGCTCCCCCTCTACGTTGATTGGGGTGACTATTGGATTGTCCATGCGGGGGTGGATCCCACTTTGCCCCTAGATGTGCAAGGCATTCAGCAATTTTGTTGGATCCGTGACTCGTTCCACAGCTTCCCCCAGCCCTACTTCAACGACAAAACGATCGTGACGGGCCACACCATCACCTTCACGCTCCCGGGCATTGAACCGGGGCAATTGGCTCGGGGGCCCGGCTGGCTGGACATTGACACCGGAGCCTATCACCCCCGCAGCGGTTGGTTGACGGGCGTTGACCTCACTCAGCAAATGGTCTACCAGGTCAATATTTATCGCAGTGAAACCCGAATTCGGCCCCTGGCGGAAGCGACAATCTCGATCATGCCAGAGGCCGTGGTGGGTCGATTCTAG
- a CDS encoding M48 family metallopeptidase, whose product MTFLTSGRSRRWIYGLLALCAAVITTLSTPPIVQAVDWLDLLRRGFEVYQLSNLSDAQEVDLGRQIDRELSRQLRLVNNSPLNRLVDSIGQRLAAVSSRPNIPYTFRVVNSRDINAFATMGGFVYVNLGLMVAAENEAELAGVMAHEIGHITERHVVKNLRSRALSDGILSATGLDRRRATSLGVELALNLPRSRQAEFESDQVGVTLLQRAQYAPIGLPSFLQKLRSRREPPAILSTHPNSDERVARLLQLIGPNGSNGMGLDNAEYQGFVRSALR is encoded by the coding sequence ATGACTTTCCTCACCTCCGGGCGATCGCGCCGCTGGATTTACGGTTTGCTGGCCCTTTGTGCGGCCGTGATCACCACCCTCAGCACGCCACCGATCGTCCAAGCGGTCGATTGGTTAGACCTGCTCCGACGCGGCTTTGAAGTTTATCAACTCTCGAATCTTTCCGATGCCCAAGAAGTGGATTTAGGGCGACAGATCGATCGGGAACTGAGCCGCCAATTGCGATTGGTGAATAACAGTCCCCTCAATCGGCTGGTGGACTCGATCGGGCAGCGCCTCGCCGCCGTCAGCAGCCGCCCCAACATTCCCTACACCTTTCGGGTGGTCAACAGCCGCGATATCAACGCCTTTGCCACCATGGGCGGTTTTGTTTATGTCAATTTGGGGCTGATGGTTGCGGCCGAAAACGAAGCGGAACTCGCTGGCGTGATGGCCCACGAAATTGGCCACATCACCGAGCGCCATGTGGTTAAAAACCTGCGGAGCCGGGCCCTGTCGGACGGAATTTTGAGCGCCACGGGTCTCGATCGCCGCCGGGCCACCAGCCTGGGTGTGGAGTTGGCGTTAAATTTGCCCCGCAGTCGCCAAGCGGAATTTGAGTCCGATCAAGTGGGGGTAACCCTGCTGCAACGGGCCCAATATGCCCCGATCGGGTTGCCCAGCTTTTTACAAAAACTTCGTAGTCGGCGGGAACCGCCTGCCATCCTCAGCACCCACCCCAACAGTGATGAACGGGTGGCGCGATTGCTGCAACTGATTGGCCCCAATGGCAGCAATGGCATGGGGCTGGACAATGCGGAATATCAAGGATTTGTGCGATCGGCCCTGCGCTAA
- a CDS encoding Npun_F0494 family protein → METAEQANQQVNPIQITYPEKTVHRAARAVRCAPFGVKFYESMRSRSVAIAELVGVAAVQQSMTRSPLGELAAENELMWLIQVGMLRREVDGQGLTDRFRLTPLGFLLLDRWQANPAAWTQGRWGDRLRNGLWRWGRWPL, encoded by the coding sequence GTGGAAACAGCGGAGCAAGCAAATCAGCAGGTGAACCCAATCCAAATCACCTATCCTGAGAAAACGGTGCATCGAGCCGCGCGTGCTGTCCGTTGTGCGCCGTTTGGGGTGAAGTTCTACGAGTCCATGCGCAGTCGCAGTGTGGCGATCGCGGAGTTGGTGGGTGTGGCGGCTGTGCAACAATCAATGACCCGATCGCCCTTGGGCGAGTTGGCCGCAGAAAACGAACTGATGTGGCTAATTCAGGTGGGGATGTTACGACGGGAGGTTGATGGTCAAGGTTTGACCGATCGATTCCGGCTCACGCCCCTGGGGTTTTTGTTGCTCGATCGGTGGCAGGCGAACCCCGCCGCCTGGACTCAGGGCCGATGGGGCGATCGCCTGCGGAATGGTCTGTGGCGCTGGGGACGATGGCCGCTCTAA